The stretch of DNA GCAGGATGGAATGGAAGAAAACACCGCTTTTTGCTGAATACGAAAAGTACGGCGCCAAAGTCATTGATTTCGGCGGCTGGGCACTGCCAGTGCAGTTTTCAGGTATATTGGCCGAGCATAAGGCGGTAAGAAACCATGCCGGGCTGTTCGATGTATCGCACATGGGAGAAGTGCTTGTAGAAGGCCGAGGAGCGGAAAAGTACTTAAACCGCCTTCTCACCAATGATGTGACACTGCTTCAGGCAGGAGGCGCCCAATATACCGCCATGTGCTATGAAGACGGCGGCACAGTCGATGATTTGCTTGTGTATAAAAAGTCAGATGAAGCTTTTATGCTTGTAATAAACGCCGCCAATATCGAGAAAGACATCCAGTGGATGAAGCAGCATCTCGCAGAAGAAGTGACCATCACCAATCTATCAGATAAAACGGCGCTTTTGGCTTTGCAGGGGCCTGCTGCAGCCCAAATGCTTCAGCCGCTTGCGGACACGGATCTTTCCGCTATCCGCCCGTTTCGTTTTGTAGACTCCGCTTCTGTAGGCGGTGTGGAAGGCGTGCTTATCTCCCGCACCGGCTACACAGGGGAAGACGGGTTTGAATTGTACGTGCCGGCGGAAGGAGCCGTTTCCCTCTGGCAGCGGCTGGCCGGGGAAGGGATTCCTTTATGCGGCCTTGGTGC from Domibacillus sp. DTU_2020_1001157_1_SI_ALB_TIR_016 encodes:
- the gcvT gene encoding glycine cleavage system aminomethyltransferase GcvT — encoded protein: MEWKKTPLFAEYEKYGAKVIDFGGWALPVQFSGILAEHKAVRNHAGLFDVSHMGEVLVEGRGAEKYLNRLLTNDVTLLQAGGAQYTAMCYEDGGTVDDLLVYKKSDEAFMLVINAANIEKDIQWMKQHLAEEVTITNLSDKTALLALQGPAAAQMLQPLADTDLSAIRPFRFVDSASVGGVEGVLISRTGYTGEDGFELYVPAEGAVSLWQRLAGEGIPLCGLGARDTLRLEARLPLYGQELTKEISPLEAGIGFAVKTAKEAAFIGQEALKKQKETGLSRKTVGIEMIDRGIPRTGYRILSEMGEPIGVVTSGTHSPTLQKPIGLALVQTDFSGVGTKFFVEIRGKKAEAIVVQTPFYKRERNV